ACACGGACGGCCTTCTCGGTGTCGAGCCGACCGCAGTAGATCAGCAGGATGTCATCCTCGTCGACCCCGAGGCGCGCGCGGAAACCGGTCGAGCGGTGCTCCGGGGATAAGCGCCGCAGGTCGACCCCGAGCGGCACCACGGCCGTCCCCTCGACGCCGTATTCGGCGATCCGCGCCGCCTGGACCCGGGTTGCGGCCATCGTCAGGTCGCAACGCCGGAAGACGTTGCCGAAGGTCATCTCGGCACCTGTCTCGAGTACCTCGCTGACCTTCTCGCCCCAGTGGGCCAGGGTCTCGCTGAGCTCCTCCAGGCCGTCGGAAAGGAGCTTGCGCAGCGGTGCGCCGATGTAGGCGTGGGCCACGTCGGTGTGGAAGTAGGCCGAGACGAGGGAGGGGGCGCCGGCGGCCTGTCTTTGCTCGCGGTAGCGGAAGGCGGCCCAGGGTGCGACGAGGAAGCTGCCGAGCTCGACGATGTCGGGCTCCGTCCGCGCCAGCGCCTGGCGGATCGGGCCGACGCGCCAGAAGGCGCGGTAGGGTTTGGCGCCTGGGATGAAGGGGCTGTCGATCTCGATCTTCGTCAGGCGTCCCTCGCGCGTGATGCGATCCTCGTCGCCGGGGACGATCAGCACGTGCTCGTGGTCGGTGCACTCGGCGATGAAGCGCCGCTTGTGGTCGATGTAGGTGCGGATGCCTCCGCTGCACTCGGTGTAGGCGAAGGTGAGGTCGCAGAGACGCATCTCGGTTCTCCAGTTGACCGGCCTGCCGTGGCCAGATGGACCCGTTCGGCGAATCGGGTCGAAAATGACACCGTGCCGCGCGCATCGCGCCAAGTGCCCTCGAAGCGGTCCGCGGCGGTGACGCTCAGTTCGAGGCGCCCGCCTGGTGCGGGCAGGTCGAGCCGGTAGGTCGTGCCGATGCAGGCCGGCGGCAGGCGCGGGCAGATCGAGAGCGACTCGCGGCCGGGGACGAGCCCGAGCAGCACCTCGAGGATCAGGTTGTTGACGAGTCCGGACCAGCCGACGAAGTCGCGTTGGGGTCCGCGCCCGAGGGTCAGCGTCTTCCACCAGTTGCCGCGCTTGCGGCGCAGGTCGCGCGTGTGCCAGGCGTCCGGGTCGTAGAACTCGTAGATCTGGCGCTCGGCGGCGAAGACCCGGTAGACGCCGAGGCACAGGCGATGGGCGAGTTCCCCGGCCTCGCGTTCGAAGCCGTAGCGCAACAGCCCCAGGAGGATGCCGTAGGCGGTATTGACCCAGACCGGCCCACGCCACATGTCCTTCTCGAAGGCATGCTCGGCGCGATCGACCGACGGCAGCGGGATCAGGGTTGCGAAGTGCGCTGAATCCATGATCCGCGTGAGCATCCGCCGCGCCTGGACCGGATCCGGCACGCCGGCCCAGAGCGGCAACAGCGAGGCGATGGTCGCGACCCGCACGTGCATGCCGGCGCCATCGACATCGTAGTAGAGGCCGTCGCGCTCGCTCCAGGCGAGTCGGTTCAGCCGCTCGCGCAGCGACCGGGCGGCCGCGGTGTGGCGCTGTGCCTCGCCCCGTCGGCCGAGACGACGGGCCATCGTCGCCAGGGCCTCGCGCTGGAGGATCACGTAGGTGGTGAGATCCGGGGCGCCGAGGCGCGTGGTGTTACGCAGCCGGCTCTCATCGGCGTTGCTGAAACGCGGTGCGTTTTCGACGCC
This portion of the Thioflavicoccus mobilis 8321 genome encodes:
- a CDS encoding MGH1-like glycoside hydrolase domain-containing protein, with the protein product MQRLRQVLGRLRQRTDRATAFVGRYYRALRYVWSLIVWSRISAGRAGLLPIELPSEVLAHKGIDCAPPRLTVSGGDGAEQLGRGFAEVYATLFANLQPADLLSQYRHAIPGPAFRGVYLWDSAFIAQVWKWWDRQVAQEVLLAVLELRDGDRLQHVVTELFQSRFTQPPLLAWSALAVADTLEPKAADALLRQVYGPLAAYQAWLDDQRRLENGLYFWAHPYESGVENAPRFSNADESRLRNTTRLGAPDLTTYVILQREALATMARRLGRRGEAQRHTAAARSLRERLNRLAWSERDGLYYDVDGAGMHVRVATIASLLPLWAGVPDPVQARRMLTRIMDSAHFATLIPLPSVDRAEHAFEKDMWRGPVWVNTAYGILLGLLRYGFEREAGELAHRLCLGVYRVFAAERQIYEFYDPDAWHTRDLRRKRGNWWKTLTLGRGPQRDFVGWSGLVNNLILEVLLGLVPGRESLSICPRLPPACIGTTYRLDLPAPGGRLELSVTAADRFEGTWRDARGTVSFSTRFAERVHLATAGRSTGEPRCVSATSPSPTPSAAEASAPTSTTSGASSPSAPTTSTC
- a CDS encoding glycosyltransferase — encoded protein: MRLCDLTFAYTECSGGIRTYIDHKRRFIAECTDHEHVLIVPGDEDRITREGRLTKIEIDSPFIPGAKPYRAFWRVGPIRQALARTEPDIVELGSFLVAPWAAFRYREQRQAAGAPSLVSAYFHTDVAHAYIGAPLRKLLSDGLEELSETLAHWGEKVSEVLETGAEMTFGNVFRRCDLTMAATRVQAARIAEYGVEGTAVVPLGVDLRRLSPEHRSTGFRARLGVDEDDILLIYCGRLDTEKAVRVLADAFSRLPETPRFHLAMMGEGPLREELEARAAALPRLHVLPYERDEAAYAAALASADVYVTAGPHETFGLAVVEAEASGLPVVGVDAGALRERVQPDWGRLGPVDDAAAMAENILAVAPRRTALGAAARAHVLAAGFGWERTFSQLLTLYDAAFAETRRCCRPRMEG